A single genomic interval of Stieleria maiorica harbors:
- the acnA gene encoding aconitate hydratase AcnA, translating into MHSIVSPVAERGSIQMTNDPFGIAATLTTATTTARYVSLTMLADKTGADVTRLPHTVKILLENIARRAGGRDVSPADVEALARWPDGPAASIAFMPARVLMQDFTGVPAVVDLAAMRSAVARAGGDPQSVNPFVPVDLVIDHSVQVDRFGSPDAYATNLSWEYRRNRERYALLNWAQQAFDGFRVVPPGMGICHQVNLEHLGRVVIERDGWAFPDTLVGTDSHTPMINGLGVLGWGVGGIEAEAAMLGQPMFLPKPVVLGVRTRGTLPPGTTATDLVLTLAQILRAHGVVGKFVEFFGPGLSSLSIADRATLSNMSPEFGATATLFPVDSNTLEYLRLTGRGDNVDLVERYTREQGLFRTDDAVEPNFSEVLDLDLSQVEPSVAGPKRPQDRVSLAGVTESFHSILDGKAAEASRQELARFKDEGCSEAGRFLKASKENLEEPSAAASVRDGSVVIAAITSCTNTSNPSVMIAAGLLARKAVEAGLQSRPWVKTSLAPGSRVVTQYLDKAGLTPYLEKLGFNLVGYGCTTCIGNSGPLPKEIAEVVTTKKLSVAAVLSGNRNYEGRIHGHVKASYLASPPLCVAYALVGTVLCDLSVDPLGTDQEGNAVYLRDIWPTAKEIETLVATAVSSEQFDLEYGRIFEGDDKWKSMPAPTGTLFEWTEDSTYVREPPFFLDFADTPEPPTDIHRARVLAVLGDTITTDHISPAGAIAADSPAGEYLIRHGIPINEFNSFGSRRGNHEVMMRGTFGNIRLRNAMVPGIEGPWTIHTPSGDKMPIYDAAMRYLQESTPLVVIAGKEYGSGSSRDWAAKGAALLGIKAIIAESYERIHRSNLVCMGVLPLQFKAGQSAQSLGLRGDETYTITGIGNGIEPQQTVSVSVVRPDGSQLTFDTMVRIDAPAEVEYFVNGGILEMVLRQLLPPTARG; encoded by the coding sequence ATGCACTCGATTGTTTCACCAGTGGCGGAAAGAGGGAGCATCCAGATGACGAATGATCCATTCGGTATTGCGGCAACTTTGACAACCGCCACGACAACTGCACGTTACGTGAGCCTGACAATGCTGGCCGACAAGACCGGCGCAGATGTGACGCGACTTCCCCACACCGTCAAGATCCTGCTGGAGAATATCGCTCGGCGTGCGGGGGGCAGGGATGTGTCGCCGGCTGACGTGGAAGCACTCGCTCGTTGGCCCGATGGCCCCGCTGCGTCGATCGCGTTCATGCCGGCTCGAGTCCTGATGCAGGATTTTACCGGTGTTCCCGCCGTGGTGGACCTCGCGGCCATGAGAAGCGCGGTCGCCAGAGCCGGCGGTGACCCACAGAGCGTCAATCCCTTTGTTCCGGTCGACCTGGTCATTGATCACTCCGTCCAAGTCGACCGATTCGGCAGCCCCGATGCCTACGCCACCAATCTGAGTTGGGAGTACCGCCGCAATCGCGAACGCTACGCTTTGCTGAACTGGGCACAGCAGGCCTTTGACGGCTTCCGCGTGGTGCCTCCCGGAATGGGGATCTGTCATCAGGTCAATCTCGAACATCTGGGCCGCGTCGTGATCGAGCGTGACGGCTGGGCGTTTCCCGATACCTTGGTGGGAACCGATTCACACACACCGATGATCAACGGCCTCGGTGTATTGGGTTGGGGGGTCGGCGGGATCGAGGCCGAAGCGGCGATGCTGGGGCAGCCGATGTTTCTGCCGAAACCTGTCGTGCTCGGGGTCCGGACGCGCGGCACACTGCCGCCCGGAACAACCGCGACCGATCTCGTGCTGACGCTCGCTCAAATCCTCCGGGCGCACGGTGTGGTGGGTAAGTTTGTCGAGTTTTTTGGGCCGGGACTGAGTTCATTGAGCATCGCAGACCGTGCCACGTTGTCCAACATGTCGCCGGAGTTCGGCGCAACGGCCACGCTGTTTCCGGTCGATTCGAACACGCTGGAATACCTGCGTCTGACCGGTCGTGGCGACAATGTCGATCTGGTCGAGCGATACACGCGAGAGCAGGGATTGTTCCGGACCGATGACGCCGTCGAGCCGAACTTTAGCGAAGTCCTCGACCTTGACTTGAGCCAAGTTGAACCGAGTGTTGCCGGGCCAAAACGGCCTCAGGACCGTGTCTCACTAGCGGGCGTGACCGAGTCGTTTCACTCCATCCTTGACGGTAAGGCGGCCGAGGCAAGTCGGCAAGAACTCGCTCGGTTCAAGGACGAAGGCTGTTCGGAGGCCGGCCGGTTTCTCAAAGCATCCAAAGAGAATTTGGAGGAGCCCAGCGCCGCGGCATCGGTCCGGGATGGCTCGGTTGTCATCGCTGCGATCACCAGTTGCACGAACACGTCGAACCCGTCGGTCATGATCGCCGCCGGTTTGCTGGCTCGTAAAGCGGTCGAAGCCGGCTTGCAAAGCCGGCCCTGGGTGAAGACTTCATTGGCACCAGGCTCGCGCGTCGTCACACAATACCTGGATAAAGCGGGTCTGACGCCCTATCTCGAAAAGTTGGGTTTCAACCTGGTGGGGTATGGTTGCACGACTTGCATCGGCAACTCTGGTCCTCTGCCCAAAGAAATCGCCGAGGTGGTGACCACGAAGAAACTGTCGGTCGCTGCCGTGTTGTCGGGCAACCGAAACTACGAAGGCCGCATTCATGGGCATGTAAAAGCCAGTTACCTGGCTTCGCCACCACTCTGTGTCGCCTATGCGCTGGTCGGCACGGTCTTGTGTGACCTCAGCGTCGACCCGCTGGGAACCGACCAAGAAGGCAACGCCGTTTATTTAAGGGACATCTGGCCGACCGCCAAAGAAATTGAAACCTTGGTGGCCACGGCGGTGAGTTCTGAGCAATTTGATCTGGAATACGGTCGCATCTTCGAGGGTGATGACAAGTGGAAGAGTATGCCTGCGCCGACCGGCACGTTGTTCGAGTGGACCGAGGACTCCACCTACGTCCGCGAACCACCTTTTTTCCTCGACTTTGCTGACACTCCAGAGCCACCAACAGATATCCACCGGGCACGCGTGCTGGCGGTGCTAGGAGACACCATCACCACCGATCACATCTCTCCCGCCGGTGCCATTGCTGCCGATTCACCGGCGGGCGAATATCTGATCCGCCACGGTATTCCGATAAATGAATTCAATAGCTTCGGCTCGCGGCGTGGCAACCACGAAGTCATGATGCGTGGGACGTTCGGCAACATTCGCCTCCGCAATGCGATGGTTCCCGGCATTGAGGGTCCCTGGACGATTCACACGCCTAGCGGGGACAAGATGCCCATCTACGACGCCGCGATGCGATATTTGCAGGAAAGCACACCGCTGGTGGTCATTGCAGGAAAAGAATACGGCTCGGGCAGTTCGCGCGATTGGGCGGCCAAGGGTGCGGCGCTGCTGGGTATCAAGGCGATCATTGCAGAGAGCTACGAACGCATCCACCGCAGCAACCTTGTCTGCATGGGTGTCCTACCCTTGCAATTCAAGGCTGGCCAGTCGGCACAATCGCTGGGCTTACGCGGCGATGAAACCTACACCATCACCGGCATCGGAAATGGGATAGAGCCGCAGCAAACGGTCAGCGTTTCAGTCGTTCGGCCAGATGGCTCTCAATTGACCTTCGATACCATGGTGAGAATCGACGCACCTGCCGAGGTCGAGTACTTTGTGAACG